In Microbacterium maritypicum, the following are encoded in one genomic region:
- a CDS encoding glycoside hydrolase family 3 protein gives MKPTQAVTEDGVAYRDLNGNGVMDPYEDPRLSPEDRVADLLPRLSLEEKVGLLFQTVIEVGPGGTLLETSGHISKSPTSTVVRQKHINHFNVHKLESAAEAASWNNALQALAEQNPHGIPVTISTDPRHSFTENSGVAFSAGPFSQWPDALGLAALDDDDAIHDFARRAGNEYRAVGIRAALHPQIDLATEPRWARQLQTFGADEERVSRYTRAYLSGFQGDALGPGSVACVTKHFPGGGPQKDGEDAHFPYGREQVYTAEAFQTHLQPFIAAIEAGTAGIMPYYGMPIGLTIDGEQIEEVGFGYNRQILTGLLREKLGFDGVILTDWELVNDNYVGEQVLPARAWGVEHLDARGRMLKILEAGADQFGGEECTDILLDLVRIGLVDEQRLDQSARRLLLVKFQLGLFDNPYVDVDQAVAVVGSAENAAAGLRAQARSLVILENRDQFLPLRGMPRIYVEGVDPVVLEGRAYVVSDPGEADLAIVRVSAPFQPRNDLFLEDYFHQGDLEFAPGLIYRLQQIAHSTRLHVDVALDRPAILTPLTELVSGLTVSFGVSDEALLLALTGGIEPRGVLPVEIPRSMHAVRASHESILGTVNPLYSVGDGLRLGSDSDAPGRT, from the coding sequence GTGAAACCGACTCAGGCCGTGACCGAAGACGGAGTGGCTTACCGAGACCTCAATGGCAACGGGGTGATGGACCCGTACGAGGACCCTCGGTTGTCGCCTGAGGACCGCGTCGCAGACTTGCTGCCCCGTCTCTCGCTGGAGGAGAAGGTGGGCCTCCTGTTCCAGACCGTCATCGAAGTCGGCCCCGGCGGAACCCTTCTGGAAACGTCAGGTCACATCAGTAAGTCGCCCACGTCGACCGTGGTTCGGCAGAAGCACATCAATCACTTCAACGTGCACAAGCTCGAATCCGCGGCAGAGGCCGCGTCCTGGAACAACGCACTGCAGGCCCTCGCCGAACAGAACCCGCACGGGATCCCGGTGACGATCTCGACCGACCCTCGGCACTCGTTCACAGAGAACAGCGGTGTGGCATTCTCCGCGGGCCCGTTCTCGCAATGGCCGGACGCACTGGGGCTTGCTGCCCTGGACGACGATGATGCGATCCATGATTTTGCCCGACGTGCAGGGAACGAGTACCGCGCCGTCGGGATTCGCGCGGCGCTGCACCCCCAGATCGACCTGGCCACGGAGCCGCGCTGGGCGCGGCAGCTGCAGACGTTCGGAGCGGATGAGGAGCGGGTGTCGCGATACACGCGTGCGTATCTGTCCGGGTTCCAGGGTGATGCCTTGGGACCGGGCAGCGTGGCATGCGTCACGAAACATTTCCCTGGCGGTGGGCCACAGAAAGACGGAGAGGACGCCCACTTCCCCTATGGCCGTGAGCAGGTCTACACCGCCGAGGCTTTCCAGACTCATCTTCAGCCGTTCATCGCAGCTATCGAGGCCGGCACGGCAGGCATCATGCCTTACTACGGCATGCCCATCGGTTTGACGATAGACGGCGAACAGATCGAGGAAGTCGGGTTCGGCTACAACCGACAGATTCTCACCGGTCTTCTGCGTGAGAAGCTAGGATTCGACGGGGTCATCCTCACCGATTGGGAGCTGGTGAATGACAACTACGTCGGCGAGCAGGTGCTTCCTGCCCGGGCTTGGGGCGTAGAGCACCTGGACGCCCGCGGCCGAATGCTGAAGATCCTGGAAGCCGGCGCTGACCAGTTCGGTGGGGAAGAGTGCACGGACATCCTTCTTGACCTTGTCCGCATCGGCCTGGTCGACGAACAACGACTCGATCAGTCGGCTCGTCGCCTCCTTCTCGTGAAGTTTCAGCTCGGCCTGTTCGACAACCCTTACGTGGACGTTGACCAAGCGGTCGCAGTGGTCGGCTCTGCGGAGAACGCTGCGGCAGGGCTGCGGGCTCAAGCGCGCTCGCTGGTCATCCTCGAGAATCGCGACCAGTTCCTTCCGCTCCGCGGCATGCCACGAATCTACGTCGAGGGTGTGGATCCGGTCGTCCTCGAAGGACGTGCCTACGTAGTGTCAGACCCGGGTGAGGCAGACCTTGCCATCGTCCGGGTCAGTGCGCCGTTCCAGCCCCGAAACGACCTCTTCCTCGAGGACTACTTTCACCAAGGGGACCTCGAATTCGCTCCCGGTCTCATCTACCGTCTGCAGCAGATCGCACACAGCACCCGCCTTCACGTAGACGTTGCCCTCGACCGTCCGGCAATCCTTACACCGCTGACGGAGTTGGTGTCCGGACTCACCGTCAGCTTCGGGGTCAGCGACGAGGCACTGTTGCTCGCCCTCACCGGGGGTATCGAACCACGGGGGGTTCTCCCTGTCGAGATTCCACGGTCGATGCACGCGGTTCGTGCGTCCCACGAGAGCATCCTGGGCACGGTGAACCCGCTGTACAGCGTCGGCGATGGACTGCGTCTCGGCTCGGACAGCGATGCACCTGGTCGGACCTAA
- a CDS encoding GH1 family beta-glucosidase, translating to MHDHLIRNGTLTFPPTFTLGAATAAYQIEGGATEGGRAASIWDTFSHTPGKTAGGATGDVAADHYHRVPEDLGLMEALGLDAYRFSISWSRVMPLGEGDVNPAGIEFYSTLIDGLLSRGIDPVVTLNHWDLPQALEDKYGGWRGRETAYAFEKYAEVVGAAFGDRVAIWSTHNEPWNNSFSGYGSGAFAPGGTSHEDALKAAHHLNLSHGLAMQALRRTITRPDARLSVALNIFRVQAQTPADEDAARRFDAVANRVFTGPMLRGEYDADLLEDTRMFTDWAFVEAGDLEVAHQPLDLLGVNYYEVMHIRQAPGFVPGSETTGGTAFPGSEQVEFVRRGDLARTGMDWGIEPQGLEEHLVALSAQFPDLPIMVMENGTAFPDEVVVVNGTRTVLDLDRTSYLADHAAATHRALSRGANVVGYLVWSLLDNFEWAAGYGPRFGIIHVDYETLERTPKLSAHWLTMLCSTRTVPVLSSSGSPELNAQLATTSADR from the coding sequence ATGCATGACCACCTGATCCGAAACGGGACCCTCACGTTCCCGCCCACCTTCACTCTGGGGGCGGCGACCGCGGCGTACCAGATCGAAGGCGGCGCCACAGAAGGTGGTCGTGCGGCATCTATCTGGGACACGTTCAGTCACACGCCGGGGAAGACGGCGGGCGGCGCCACCGGTGACGTGGCTGCTGATCATTACCACCGCGTGCCGGAAGACCTAGGGCTCATGGAAGCCCTCGGTCTCGACGCGTATCGTTTCTCCATCTCCTGGTCGCGCGTCATGCCGCTGGGGGAGGGCGACGTCAACCCGGCAGGTATCGAGTTCTACTCCACCCTCATCGACGGCCTCCTCAGCCGCGGTATCGACCCGGTGGTCACGCTGAACCACTGGGACCTCCCGCAAGCGTTGGAGGACAAGTACGGCGGATGGCGTGGTCGGGAAACGGCCTACGCGTTCGAGAAGTACGCCGAGGTGGTCGGCGCGGCGTTCGGAGATCGGGTCGCGATCTGGAGCACGCACAACGAGCCGTGGAACAACTCCTTCTCCGGCTACGGAAGCGGCGCATTCGCGCCAGGAGGCACCAGCCACGAGGACGCGCTGAAGGCTGCGCATCACCTCAACCTTTCCCATGGTCTGGCAATGCAGGCGCTGCGGCGTACCATCACCCGACCGGATGCGCGGCTGTCCGTTGCGCTGAACATCTTCCGGGTCCAGGCGCAGACGCCGGCTGACGAGGACGCCGCTCGACGTTTCGACGCGGTCGCGAATCGCGTCTTCACCGGACCGATGCTCCGCGGTGAGTATGACGCCGACCTTCTCGAGGACACGCGCATGTTCACCGACTGGGCGTTCGTCGAAGCCGGCGACCTCGAGGTCGCGCACCAGCCGCTAGACCTCCTCGGTGTGAACTACTACGAGGTCATGCATATCCGTCAGGCGCCGGGATTCGTGCCCGGTAGCGAGACAACTGGAGGCACGGCATTCCCCGGTTCGGAGCAGGTCGAGTTTGTGCGCCGAGGCGATCTCGCGCGAACCGGAATGGACTGGGGTATCGAGCCGCAGGGACTGGAAGAGCACCTGGTGGCACTGTCCGCACAGTTCCCCGACCTGCCGATCATGGTGATGGAGAACGGAACAGCCTTCCCCGACGAGGTCGTCGTCGTCAACGGCACTCGCACAGTCCTCGACCTGGACCGCACCAGCTACCTCGCAGACCATGCAGCCGCCACCCATCGCGCCCTGTCACGAGGCGCGAACGTCGTGGGGTATTTGGTGTGGTCTCTCCTCGACAATTTCGAGTGGGCGGCCGGATACGGCCCGCGTTTCGGCATCATCCACGTGGACTACGAGACGCTCGAGCGCACCCCGAAGCTGAGCGCTCATTGGCTCACCATGCTCTGCTCGACACGCACGGTGCCGGTGTTGTCCTCGTCCGGCTCCCCGGAGCTCAACGCTCAGCTGGCAACAACGTCTGCGGACCGCTGA
- a CDS encoding TetR/AcrR family transcriptional regulator, with protein MTGPKSAGTRGPYAKSAQRSNDILDAATTVFGTHGYHGGSLRDIARQLDVALTSVVHHFGTKYELLEAVLERSDGTTSGNEAFDFNAACIERGIVPATLERVRSSVERPELLRLFAILAAESSAPTHPAHDWFVTRYERKAKELAAAFAYDQKQGRINPERDANLLGRLLIATWDGVQLQWLIDPSADMSAAMVLFFESAVPEALTGMDASAHS; from the coding sequence ATGACTGGACCGAAATCCGCTGGCACCCGCGGACCGTACGCCAAGTCCGCTCAGCGCTCCAACGACATCCTGGATGCAGCGACGACGGTGTTCGGCACGCACGGTTACCACGGCGGTTCATTGCGAGACATCGCCCGCCAACTGGATGTAGCCCTGACCAGCGTGGTCCATCACTTCGGCACGAAGTACGAGCTTCTTGAGGCGGTCTTGGAGAGGTCCGATGGGACAACTTCGGGCAACGAGGCCTTCGACTTCAACGCGGCATGCATCGAGCGCGGCATCGTTCCTGCAACGCTCGAACGAGTGCGTTCCAGCGTCGAACGACCGGAGTTGCTGAGGTTGTTCGCGATCCTGGCGGCCGAATCGTCAGCACCGACCCACCCCGCGCACGACTGGTTCGTCACCCGCTATGAACGCAAGGCGAAGGAACTTGCGGCCGCTTTCGCATACGACCAGAAGCAGGGTCGCATCAACCCTGAGCGCGACGCGAACTTGCTGGGCCGCCTCCTCATCGCAACATGGGACGGGGTGCAGCTCCAGTGGCTCATCGACCCGTCCGCGGACATGAGTGCCGCCATGGTCTTGTTCTTCGAGTCGGCCGTCCCCGAGGCGCTGACGGGGATGGATGCTTCCGCCCATTCATGA
- a CDS encoding carbohydrate ABC transporter permease, which produces MARKWTRYPKRTFYAFVAPWAIGFLLLTAAPMVYGFVVSLTNFDGSSPRFKWVGLANYIELFSDSDVWAALLRTLGFAALVVPLTVGGSLGLAVLINRRLRAVGLWRTVFFLPSVVPVVAMAIMWKLVFNKDSGILNAILGTVGIDRIAWLIDPMVFYSLIILMLWGLGGGMIIMLAALQGVPAELEEAAIVDGAGRWTVFRHVTIPMISPILFFQLVTGVITALQVFVQPLLLTNSSGISAANGVPDSTKLYMVQVYQEFFLSNRFGYGSAMLWIFFIIILGLTLVLLRSSKSWVYYEVDTEAESEGAKR; this is translated from the coding sequence ATGGCTCGCAAGTGGACCCGGTACCCGAAACGGACGTTCTATGCGTTCGTCGCACCGTGGGCGATTGGTTTCCTGCTGCTGACCGCAGCGCCCATGGTGTACGGGTTCGTTGTGAGCCTGACCAACTTCGATGGAAGCTCGCCCCGTTTCAAGTGGGTGGGGCTAGCGAACTACATCGAGCTGTTCTCCGACAGCGACGTGTGGGCGGCACTTCTGAGAACGCTGGGTTTTGCAGCGCTCGTGGTGCCGCTCACCGTCGGCGGATCCCTGGGCCTGGCCGTCCTCATCAACCGTCGGCTGAGAGCGGTGGGTCTGTGGCGCACCGTCTTCTTCCTCCCCTCGGTCGTGCCCGTGGTGGCGATGGCCATCATGTGGAAGCTCGTCTTCAATAAAGACTCAGGCATTCTCAATGCCATCCTCGGGACGGTCGGGATCGACCGCATCGCGTGGCTCATCGACCCGATGGTGTTCTACTCGCTCATCATCCTCATGCTGTGGGGATTGGGAGGCGGCATGATCATCATGCTCGCAGCGCTCCAGGGCGTTCCCGCTGAGCTCGAGGAAGCAGCCATCGTCGACGGCGCCGGGCGGTGGACGGTCTTCCGCCACGTGACGATTCCGATGATCTCGCCCATTCTCTTCTTCCAGCTGGTCACCGGTGTCATCACCGCGCTGCAAGTGTTCGTTCAGCCCTTGTTGCTGACGAACTCCTCCGGGATCTCCGCCGCAAACGGCGTCCCCGACAGCACCAAGCTCTACATGGTGCAGGTCTACCAAGAATTCTTCCTCAGCAACCGATTCGGTTACGGCTCGGCGATGCTCTGGATCTTCTTCATCATCATCCTCGGCCTCACCCTCGTCCTGCTGCGCTCCAGCAAGTCCTGGGTCTACTACGAAGTTGACACCGAAGCCGAAAGCGAAGGAGCAAAGCGATGA
- a CDS encoding sugar ABC transporter substrate-binding protein — translation MTTRTSRARRRVAVLGSFVAASALLAGCTGGGAGGSSSGDTTLDVMVGAQDLSEEQIAAFEKDNPGIKIKIVLYDLTRLNTMLTSGNTPDIAFGNAVGSANFNARGLATDLTPYLEKSEVLKEDDLQPVNDAFRWDGSKSGEGPIYGIVKDWSQDNALWYNTALFDAAGVPYLSDTEPITYDELLDISKKLSKFEGGTTTVYGLGMEWQWTLYGPLAAMVEQQGESLFNDDLSEIDFTSDAAQKALQWFVDYGQSGVGPTSLNPLPDGSDYSTFAAERMAISQDGYWFGGNFAGDDALKTVRFAPAPTMGDTPAAMSFGGAGMWIPEQAKDKDAAWKFMEYFMAGEPAEARASSGWGLPSLKSLSDKLPQEQPFQQQAYTVVQSQLDHTVPLPDSPYISAGLLQDTIDKYLQLAIKGDLSVEEAGSQLTDELNDALAKGVDQIKE, via the coding sequence ATGACTACACGCACGTCCCGCGCACGGCGAAGGGTCGCCGTTCTCGGCTCATTCGTAGCCGCTTCGGCTCTACTCGCCGGGTGCACCGGTGGAGGCGCCGGAGGGAGCAGTTCCGGAGACACCACGCTCGACGTCATGGTCGGAGCACAGGATCTGTCTGAGGAGCAGATCGCAGCGTTCGAGAAGGACAACCCGGGCATCAAGATCAAGATCGTTCTGTACGACCTCACGCGCCTGAACACGATGCTCACGTCCGGAAACACGCCGGACATTGCGTTCGGAAACGCGGTCGGCAGCGCGAACTTCAACGCCCGTGGTCTGGCCACCGACCTCACGCCGTACCTCGAAAAGAGTGAGGTGCTGAAGGAAGACGACCTGCAGCCGGTAAACGACGCATTCCGCTGGGACGGCTCTAAGAGTGGTGAGGGCCCCATCTACGGCATCGTGAAGGACTGGAGCCAGGACAACGCGCTCTGGTACAACACGGCGCTGTTCGATGCCGCCGGCGTCCCGTACCTCAGCGACACGGAACCGATCACGTACGACGAACTGCTCGACATCTCGAAGAAGCTCTCCAAGTTCGAGGGCGGTACAACCACCGTGTACGGCCTGGGCATGGAGTGGCAGTGGACCCTCTACGGTCCTCTCGCTGCGATGGTCGAACAGCAGGGCGAGAGTCTGTTCAACGACGACCTGTCCGAGATCGACTTCACGTCTGACGCTGCTCAGAAGGCCCTCCAGTGGTTTGTCGACTACGGACAGTCCGGCGTCGGCCCGACGTCTCTCAACCCGCTCCCGGACGGTTCGGATTACTCGACCTTCGCCGCCGAGCGCATGGCAATCAGCCAGGACGGCTACTGGTTCGGAGGCAACTTCGCCGGCGACGACGCGCTGAAGACGGTGCGCTTTGCACCCGCACCCACTATGGGCGACACCCCCGCAGCGATGAGCTTCGGCGGCGCGGGAATGTGGATCCCCGAGCAGGCGAAGGACAAGGACGCCGCCTGGAAGTTCATGGAGTACTTCATGGCGGGGGAGCCTGCCGAGGCGCGTGCCTCCAGTGGCTGGGGCCTCCCGTCGCTGAAGTCCCTGTCGGACAAGCTGCCGCAGGAACAGCCGTTCCAGCAGCAGGCGTACACGGTCGTGCAGTCGCAGTTGGACCACACCGTCCCGCTGCCCGACTCGCCCTACATTTCGGCAGGGCTGCTGCAGGACACCATCGACAAGTATCTGCAGCTTGCCATCAAGGGCGACCTCAGTGTCGAAGAGGCCGGCTCGCAGCTGACCGATGAGTTGAACGACGCGCTCGCCAAGGGCGTCGACCAGATCAAGGAGTAG
- a CDS encoding carbohydrate ABC transporter permease — protein sequence MTMEDTSTRAMVAPAARRTPRRRNVLTNAKKRPTAWTYILILALTAFFVGPFIWLVLAALKTPAEWASLPISILPEEAQWNNFVSAFADMNFIGYAGNSLFVATTYSVLITLSSAAVGFGFARLRAPGKKALFLVVLATMMIPQILTLLPTYVMFARIGLLNTYWPWVLWGLAASPYMVFLFRQFFSSLPKELEDAAIIDGAGWFRIFATIFLPLSRPILITSFLLSFTWTWGDYIAPALLLDLDRTTLAVAITAWYQDPNGNVIPTIQAAAAVMYIIPVLLIFFFAQRYFVQSNVSSGIKG from the coding sequence ATGACCATGGAAGACACCTCTACGCGAGCGATGGTCGCGCCAGCCGCTCGCCGCACACCTCGTCGGCGCAACGTTCTCACGAACGCCAAGAAGCGACCAACGGCATGGACGTACATCCTTATCCTCGCGCTCACTGCCTTCTTCGTCGGCCCATTCATCTGGCTCGTCCTTGCCGCGCTGAAGACCCCTGCCGAGTGGGCCTCGCTACCCATTTCCATCCTCCCTGAGGAGGCGCAGTGGAATAACTTCGTTTCCGCCTTCGCCGATATGAACTTCATCGGGTACGCGGGGAACTCGCTCTTCGTGGCGACGACGTACTCAGTCCTGATTACTCTGTCCAGCGCCGCCGTCGGGTTCGGGTTCGCCCGACTCCGTGCTCCCGGCAAGAAGGCCTTGTTCCTGGTCGTTCTCGCGACGATGATGATTCCGCAGATTCTCACCCTGCTCCCGACGTACGTGATGTTTGCGCGCATCGGACTGCTGAACACCTACTGGCCGTGGGTCCTGTGGGGCCTGGCTGCCTCGCCGTACATGGTTTTCCTCTTCCGTCAGTTCTTCTCCTCGCTGCCCAAGGAACTGGAAGACGCAGCCATCATCGACGGCGCGGGATGGTTCCGCATCTTTGCGACCATCTTCCTCCCGCTGTCCCGGCCTATCCTCATCACCTCATTCCTGCTGTCATTCACATGGACCTGGGGTGACTACATCGCCCCGGCTCTGTTGCTCGACTTGGACCGAACGACGCTCGCTGTGGCCATCACAGCCTGGTATCAGGACCCCAACGGGAACGTGATTCCGACGATTCAGGCGGCGGCCGCGGTGATGTACATCATCCCTGTACTGCTGATCTTCTTCTTCGCCCAGCGCTACTTCGTCCAGTCGAACGTCTCCTCCGGGATTAAAGGCTGA
- a CDS encoding endo-1,4-beta-xylanase has translation MADNTNDSGPTIRELADQAGILFGSGSVKASESTTDDRPANYFTDPRYGATLSEQFNSLSPENEFKWNMVQPEEGVFDFAGLDRLVAFAQEHDMEVKAHSGISRSFNPDYLVAKTDPAEFRAAVVEHFETIMPRYSGKMDRWDIVTEMFTTFGGEGLEHNLFYERMGPDYVAETLRIAHAADPTAKLFINENMVEFYPAKRQELYDLVAGMVADGVPLDGVALQMHETYVGPTPGVLTDIINDYRALGLEVTIAELDVHTYDPISQAQIYGDVVAEALAAGVTDISVWGFTDKHLYTWLPGAKPTMFDEEFNPKPAFVAVRDALKSYIHNESAPSAAVLSSTAGWANGLRDGNYNIEMNLWHGTPGSYYRLYENDVLVDGQQLNAVDVTSQTASTEFSGKANGSYTYRAELINSEGVTHTSSVTVIVTDAAPAQPVVSTDNWDRDGNFIATANLWWGTNATSYAFFLDGVEVGAGELSAATPNAQTASLTLEGVAPGAHTLTVSFTNANGSTSSEPVVVTVD, from the coding sequence ATGGCAGACAACACCAACGATTCCGGACCAACCATTCGAGAGCTTGCCGATCAAGCAGGCATCCTTTTCGGCTCTGGTTCGGTGAAGGCCTCAGAATCCACGACGGACGACCGCCCCGCCAACTACTTCACGGACCCCCGTTATGGGGCAACGCTGTCCGAGCAGTTCAACAGCCTGTCACCTGAGAACGAGTTCAAGTGGAACATGGTGCAACCGGAGGAGGGCGTCTTCGACTTCGCCGGCCTCGACCGTCTCGTTGCCTTCGCACAGGAGCATGACATGGAGGTCAAAGCTCACAGCGGCATCTCCCGGTCGTTCAACCCCGACTATCTGGTCGCCAAGACCGATCCGGCAGAGTTCCGGGCCGCCGTCGTCGAGCATTTCGAGACCATCATGCCGCGCTACAGCGGAAAGATGGATCGGTGGGACATCGTCACGGAGATGTTCACGACCTTCGGCGGCGAGGGCCTCGAACACAACCTGTTCTATGAGCGCATGGGCCCGGACTACGTCGCCGAAACGCTGCGCATCGCGCATGCCGCAGACCCGACGGCGAAACTCTTCATCAACGAGAACATGGTCGAGTTCTATCCCGCCAAGCGGCAGGAGCTCTACGACCTTGTCGCAGGCATGGTCGCAGATGGCGTCCCCCTCGATGGCGTGGCCCTGCAGATGCATGAGACATATGTCGGCCCGACGCCTGGAGTGCTCACCGACATCATCAACGACTATCGCGCGCTCGGACTCGAGGTCACCATCGCCGAGCTCGATGTGCACACCTACGACCCCATCTCGCAGGCTCAGATCTACGGAGATGTCGTCGCTGAAGCACTCGCGGCTGGGGTGACCGACATCAGCGTGTGGGGCTTCACGGACAAGCACCTCTACACCTGGCTTCCCGGCGCGAAGCCGACGATGTTCGACGAGGAGTTCAATCCGAAGCCGGCCTTCGTAGCGGTTCGCGACGCGCTCAAGTCCTACATCCACAACGAATCCGCACCCAGCGCGGCAGTTTTGTCGAGCACTGCAGGGTGGGCAAACGGGCTCCGCGACGGTAACTACAACATCGAGATGAACCTGTGGCATGGGACACCCGGCAGCTACTACCGACTCTACGAGAACGACGTTCTTGTAGACGGCCAGCAGCTGAATGCAGTGGATGTCACGTCCCAGACGGCGTCAACGGAGTTCTCGGGCAAAGCGAACGGCTCGTACACGTACCGCGCCGAGCTCATCAACTCAGAAGGCGTCACCCACACGTCTTCTGTCACAGTGATCGTCACCGACGCCGCACCGGCACAGCCGGTGGTCAGTACGGACAACTGGGACCGCGATGGGAACTTCATCGCGACCGCGAACCTGTGGTGGGGAACCAACGCCACCTCGTATGCGTTCTTCCTCGATGGTGTGGAGGTCGGGGCTGGCGAGCTGAGCGCAGCGACCCCGAATGCGCAGACCGCATCGCTCACGTTGGAAGGTGTCGCCCCCGGAGCGCACACGCTGACCGTGTCGTTCACGAACGCGAACGGCTCAACCTCATCTGAACCCGTCGTCGTGACGGTGGATTGA